In Triticum aestivum cultivar Chinese Spring chromosome 5B, IWGSC CS RefSeq v2.1, whole genome shotgun sequence, the following proteins share a genomic window:
- the LOC123112514 gene encoding uncharacterized protein — protein sequence MDTLVVPGKFLHLQRLCIGLFTPDYDYLSLVSLLDACPSLETFVLSVEPDRVRQESVLGKSSHNLIQMPGHMHRNIKDVHIIGFCSANSMVELTCHILENVKSLEYLTLSTSGDDEILCSKSENGICLRMNKYMRMEARKALLAVERHILGKVPSTVELEVVKPCSRCNTL from the exons ATGGATACACTGGTGGTACCTGGCAAATTTCTCCACCTCCAACGACTATGTATTGGGTTATTTACCCCAGACTATGATTATTTGTCTCTGGTTTCTTTACTCGATGCGTGTCCTTCCTTGGAGACTTTTGTATTGTCC GTAGAGCCAGATCGCGTGAGGCAAGAATCAGTTTTAGGAAAATCTTCTCATAATCTAATCCAGATGCCAGGCCACATGCATAGGAACATAAAGGATGTGCATATCATTGGCTTCTGTTCTGCAAACAGCATGGTTGAGCTAACATGCCATATACTTGAGAATGTGAAGTCGCTTGAGTACCTTACACTGAGCACCTCTGGGGATGATGAAATTTTGTGTTCTAAAAGTGAAAATGGTATATGCCTTCGAATGAACAAGTATATGAGGATGGAAGCCCGCAAAGCACTCTTGGCCGTGGAAAGACACATTTTGGGGAAAGTTCCATCTACCGTAGAGTTAGAAGTTGTGAAGCCTTGCAGCCGGTGCAATACTCTTTAA
- the LOC123112511 gene encoding uncharacterized protein isoform X2, with the protein MGLLAINRLVSMQPDWRRRPTQGRNGLVTSSVAKRKGSPCSLHDDNSGSVKKSRCSGPGLPENLCIGALLGRQDVVHYPWADLLRMVPHLEDLEISSYCVRDTLVVPGKFLHLQCLCIGAFNPDYDYLSLVSFLDACPSLETFILSVDAGRVRQESVLGESSHDLRQMPGHVHRNIKDVVIIGFCSAKSMVELTCHMLENAKSLEYLTLNTSSNPEILCSDSENGRCLPMSKHMRMEARRALLAVGRFILGKVPCSVELEVVKPCSRCNSLEI; encoded by the exons ATGGGGTTGCTGGCAATCAATCGGCTCGTGTCTATGCAGCCGGATTGGCGTCGCCGGCCAACTCAAGGCCGCA ATGGATTGGTGACTTCATCCGTAGCCAAAAGAAAGGGCTCACCCTGCAGTCTACATGATGACAATTCTGGGAGTGTTAAAAAATCGAGATGTTCAGGACCAGGCCTTCCTGAG AACCTATGCATTGGTGCTTTATTAGGTCGCCAAGACGTTGTTCATTATCCTTGGGCCGATCTTCTGCGCATGGTGCCACATCTTGAAGATCTCGAAATATCTTCGTATTGTGTG AGGGATACACTGGTGGTGCCTGGCAAATTCCTCCACCTCCAATGCCTATGTATTGGGGCTTTTAACCCAGACTATGATTATTTATCTCTGGTTTCTTTTCTCGATGCGTGTCCTTCCTTGGAGACTTTCATATTATCC GTAGATGCGGGTCGCGTGAGGCAAGAATCGGTTTTAGGAGAATCTTCGCATGATCTAAGGCAGATGCCAGGACACGTGCATAGGAACATAAAGGATGTGGTTATCATTGGCTTTTGTTCCGCAAAGAGCATGGTTGAGCTAACATGCCATATGCTTGAGAATGCGAAGTCGCTAGAGTACCTTACACTGAACACCTCTTCGAACCCTGAAATTTTGTGCTCTGATAGTGAAAATGGTAGATGCCTCCCGATGAGCAAGCATATGAGGATGGAAGCCCGCAGAGCGCTCTTGGCTGTGGGAAGATTCATTTTGGGGAAAGTTCCCTGTAGTGTGGAGTTAGAAGTTGTGAAGCCTTGCAGCCGGTGCAATAGTCTTGAAATTTAG
- the LOC123112510 gene encoding uncharacterized protein encodes MSDQTPPHGPNSLRTPDTAVSNKENVNNIDSAIGSSQLTMLPPPLQSYRGSSSYEAKQALKGRKGNARYEQHKQVILQSLRDKQRRTKSSTVVLATAEQNQSDIADEDCDWLHTNDMYQRQDFGRRMLPDNILTAPSCGHNPVDKYNGNDHEDDAYGILEPDGNTNNIDDCLEDGNLVEAEYLEHDEEARMFSHQGVEFESYRVERCHTDGTNTNDPHDRVYINLPRNHHVLRKVRDCLHCGALRFQYEGPAFCCRKGKVGLFTPEVPDELKRLFTSQCDDDAKYFRDNIRYFNSHFSFTSLGVTLDRRVSTAARTGVYTFRACGGLYHALDDLVPANNGPRHLQLYIYDTDHNLVHRAKRSPDLNIDLIRKILLILEPKPHAQAFKSLGSVPNLDEYKISLNTDIKLDQRTYNAPTTSQVAAICVEGSHPQNCFDRSVVVHGKKGDRPLYIRAYYGCYDPLSYPLFFPRGESGWNRWMPYVQAPDYTTQDPAHNSGPQENRASQLHTDGNLVNGREQFGNFVPAEDRVTDLHTYDNLINEREQVGNFVPDEDHATGVHADDNEDNQDEDLGDNEVNATQSRKFVSAREYYCFKLQARKKLFNIILFGGRLFQQWAVDMYIKIETMRLDWYSKPENQKVI; translated from the exons ATGAGTGATCAGACTCCACCTCATGGTCCAAATTCATTAAGAACACCAGATACCGCCGTTTCTAACAAGGAAAATGTCAATAATATCGACTCTGCCATTGGGTCCTCCCAACTGACTATGTTACCACCGCCACTTCAATCCTACAGAGGCAGCAGTTCATATG AAGCAAAACAAGCACTTAAGGGGCGGAAGGGAAATGCCCGCTATGAGCAACATAAGCAAGTCATATTGCAAAGCCTACGTGACAAACAGCGTCGAACCAAATCGTCAACAGTAGTCCTTGCTACTGCAGAACAAAATCAATCCGATATAG CTGATGAAGATTGTGATTGGCTACACACAAATGATATGTACCAGAGACAAGACTTTGGAAGGAGGATGCTGCCAGACAACATACTCACTGCGCCGTCATGTGGGCACAATCCCGTCGACAAATATAATG GAAATGACCACGAAGATGATGCATATGGAATACTGGAGCCCGATGGCAACACAAACAACATTGATG ACTGCTTGGAAGACGGAAACCTTGTAGAAGCTGAATACCTTGAGCATGATGAAGAAGCTAGGATGTTCTCCCACCAAG GTGTTGAATTTGAATCCTACCGAGTTGAACGATGTCACACTGATGGAACAAACACAAATGATCCTCATGATAGGGTTTACATTAACCTTCCCAGAAATCACCACGTCCTTAGGAAAGTTAGGGACTGCCTCCACTGTGGAGCATTGCGGTTTCAATACGAGGGACCTGCATTTTGTTGCAGAAAGGGGAAAGTAGGTTTATTTACACCCGAGGTTCCGGACGAGTTGAAACGGTTGTTCACAAGTCAATGTGATGACGATGCTAAATATTTTCGAGACAATATACGATACTTCAACTCTCACTTCTCATTCACAAGTCTTGGAGTCACCCTTGATCGTCGAGTAAGCACTGCGGCACGAACCGGCGTATATACCTTCCGTGCATGTGGGGGGTTGTACCACGCTCTTGATGATCTGGTGCCGGCTAATAATGGCCCTAGGCATTTGCAGCTCTATATTTATGATACAGATCATAACTTGGTGCACAGGGCTAAGAGGTCTCCAGATCTAAATATAGATCTCATACGGAAAATTCTGCTAATACTAGAGCCTAAACCTCATGCGCAGGCTTTCAAGAGCCTTGGGTCTGTTCCGAATCTAGATGAGTACAAGATCTCACTAAACACAGATATCAAGTTGGATCAACGTACGTACAATGCCCCAACGACTTCTCAGGTGGCAGCAATATGTGTTGAGGGGAGCCACCCACAAAATTGTTTTGACAGGAGTGTTGTCGTGCATGGCAAAAAAGGAGACCGACCCCTGTATATTAGAGCCTACTATGGGTGCTATGACCCATTGTCATATCCATTGTTTTTCCCACGTGGGGAGAGTGGTTGGAATCGCTGGATGCCGTATGTTCAGGCCCCTGATTACACCACCCAAGATCCAGCACATAATTCTGGACCGCAAGAAAACCGGGCCTCTCAACTACATACAG ATGGAAACTTGGTTAATGGAAGGGAACAATTTGGGAACTTTGTGCCAGCTGAAGACCGAGTAACTGATTTACATACAT ATGATAATTTGATTAATGAAAGGGAACAAGTTGGCAACTTTGTGCCAGATGAAGACCATGCCACTGGTGTACATGCAG ATGATAATGAGGATAACCAAGATGAGGATCTTGGTGACAATGAGGTGAATGCAACACAATCCAGGAAATTTGTTAGTGCGAGGGAGTACTACTGCTTCAAGCTACAGGCCAGGAAGAAGCTTTTTAACATCATCTTGTTCGGTGGGCGCCTTTTCCAACAGTGGGCTGTTGACATGTATATCAAGATTGAGACTATGAGGCTGGACTGGTACTCAAAGCCAGAAAATCAAAAGGTTATATGA
- the LOC123112511 gene encoding uncharacterized protein isoform X1: MGLLAINRLVSMQPDWRRRPTQGRNGLVTSSVAKRKGSPCSLHDDNSGSVKKSRCSGPGLPEDIWHHIYSLLPLRDAARVACVSHTFKSYWRHFPNLSLTRETLGLDDGVDGLSCPCEIAMDLARKTDHIFKNHSGIGVKALKLEICGFPFFNNSCDLDRWLHIAVKPGIKELDLKLLSTYVALCPKISHATICPKISEAAFCRKKIHTNVYNFPCSLLDGSGKSIQQLHLNNCALRPTTGLGRLRSLTSLEFFRVRITEDELRCLFSSSIALEKLVLRSCNELSFLEIPSLLQRLNHLVVMDCGNLEVIKSKAPNLYIFHYGGTLIPLSLGDSLQNLCIGALLGRQDVVHYPWADLLRMVPHLEDLEISSYCVRDTLVVPGKFLHLQCLCIGAFNPDYDYLSLVSFLDACPSLETFILSVDAGRVRQESVLGESSHDLRQMPGHVHRNIKDVVIIGFCSAKSMVELTCHMLENAKSLEYLTLNTSSNPEILCSDSENGRCLPMSKHMRMEARRALLAVGRFILGKVPCSVELEVVKPCSRCNSLEI, from the exons ATGGGGTTGCTGGCAATCAATCGGCTCGTGTCTATGCAGCCGGATTGGCGTCGCCGGCCAACTCAAGGCCGCA ATGGATTGGTGACTTCATCCGTAGCCAAAAGAAAGGGCTCACCCTGCAGTCTACATGATGACAATTCTGGGAGTGTTAAAAAATCGAGATGTTCAGGACCAGGCCTTCCTGAG GATATATGGCATCATATATATTCACTGCTTCCTCTGCGAGATGCTGCACGTGTTGCCTGCGTGTCTCATACATTTAAAAGTTACTGGAGACATTTTCCCAATCTCAGCTTAACTAGGGAAACACTGGGTTTGGATGACGGGGTGGATGGATTGTCATGTCCATGTGAAATAGCGATGGATCTTGCAAGGAAAACCGACCACATTTTCAAAAACCACTCAGGCATTGGCGTTAAGGCACTCAAGCTTGAAATATGTGGTTTCCCCTTTTTCAACAACTCTTGCGATCTCGATCGTTGGCTTCATATTGCTGTCAAACCAGGGATTAAAGAACTTGACCTGAAGCTTTTATCAACTTATGTAGCTCTTTGTCCAAAAATATCTCATGCAACTATCTGTCCAAAGATATCTGAGGCGGCTTTTTGTCGGAAAAAAATCCATACAAATGTGTACAACTTTCCATGCTCACTTTTAGATGGGAGTGGCAAGTCGATCCAGCAGCTTCATCTCAACAATTGTGCGCTCCGCCCCACGACAGGACTTGGCCGCTTAAGAAGCCTGACTAGTCTTGAATTTTTCCGTGTGCGTATTACAGAAGATGAGTTAAGGTGCCTTTTTTCCAGTTCAATTGCTTTGGAGAAACTGGTACTCAGGTCCTGCAATGAATTATCTTTCTTGGAGATACCTAGCCTGTTGCAGCGGCTTAACCACCTGGTTGTCATGGATTGTGGAAATCTGGAAGTGATAAAGAGCAAAGCCCCTAATCTATACATTTTTCATTATGGTGGTACCCTAATACCGCTATCACTTGGTGATTCATTGCAGAACCTATGCATTGGTGCTTTATTAGGTCGCCAAGACGTTGTTCATTATCCTTGGGCCGATCTTCTGCGCATGGTGCCACATCTTGAAGATCTCGAAATATCTTCGTATTGTGTG AGGGATACACTGGTGGTGCCTGGCAAATTCCTCCACCTCCAATGCCTATGTATTGGGGCTTTTAACCCAGACTATGATTATTTATCTCTGGTTTCTTTTCTCGATGCGTGTCCTTCCTTGGAGACTTTCATATTATCC GTAGATGCGGGTCGCGTGAGGCAAGAATCGGTTTTAGGAGAATCTTCGCATGATCTAAGGCAGATGCCAGGACACGTGCATAGGAACATAAAGGATGTGGTTATCATTGGCTTTTGTTCCGCAAAGAGCATGGTTGAGCTAACATGCCATATGCTTGAGAATGCGAAGTCGCTAGAGTACCTTACACTGAACACCTCTTCGAACCCTGAAATTTTGTGCTCTGATAGTGAAAATGGTAGATGCCTCCCGATGAGCAAGCATATGAGGATGGAAGCCCGCAGAGCGCTCTTGGCTGTGGGAAGATTCATTTTGGGGAAAGTTCCCTGTAGTGTGGAGTTAGAAGTTGTGAAGCCTTGCAGCCGGTGCAATAGTCTTGAAATTTAG
- the LOC123112513 gene encoding uncharacterized protein, whose product MHESQVIMTVWTLLCWHNCLIAGLTAMSIISQNVIRFLLPCDILGLFLLFVLDQHKKFVSILDPLSIPTFGKHIFETMANDLNLALQAANPAFKDDILIWGYKVPNVPTNSYRPLSGYLVFNLMHSWHDGTLHFPVPKDDFELRKRFLVHILKYEENEVLNNIPVLERTIIDRIKRWTFQRGSSSNNDY is encoded by the exons ATGCACGAATCCCAAGTCATCATGACGGTATGGACATTGCTATGTTGGCACAACTGTTTGATAGCTGGCCTGACAGCAATGAGTATCATATCTCAGAATGTGATACG ATTTTTATTGCCTTGTGATATTCTTGGGTTATTTTTATTGTTCGTCTTGGACCAACATAAAAAGTTTGTTTCTATTCTGGACCCGCTTTCAATACCTACTTTCGGAAAGCATATATTTGAAACTATGGCCAATGATCTAAACCTTGCACTCCAAGCTGCAAACCCTGCCTTCAAGGACGACATTTTAATATGGGGATACAAAGTTCCTAATGTTCCCACAAACTCATACCG TCCCTTGTCTGGTTATTTGGTTTTCAATTTAATGCACTCATGGCACGATGGGACGCTACATTTTCCGGTACCCAAG GATGATTTTGAATTGAGGAAGCGATTTTTGgttcatattttgaagtatgaagAGAATGAAGTTCTAAACAATATCCCAGTCTTAGAACGAACAATTATAGATCGTATCAAAAGATGGACCTTCCAGAGAGGATCATCATCAAATAATGATTACTAG